The window CGAGCCATTTGAGGATGACGGACGTGTCGAGACCGCCCGAATATGCAAGCACAATCTTACTCTTCCTGGCCATTCTGTCTATTCCTCCGAAGTGTCTTTGAGCCGGGTTTTTTCAGAGCGGTCCCGGAACCGAAACGGCGTTCGTGCATGTTGTTGCCGGTCTTTATTTCATGGAGCTTCAGCGCCGGGAACCGGGCCTATTCCTGGTATCCTTTCTGCTCCGTGGGGGGCCTCAGGTCGTGAAGGTAAAATTTTGCGTTGTTGTTCTCGTAGAATTTCTCCAGCGTGAAGCCTATATATTCTATCTTCTCCTGGTCGTCGCCCATGTAGCTCGCCTTCTTTATCTCGTCCGAAACCTTGCATTCGATGGGTATATCCTTCGAAGGGTTCTCGGGCGAAACGAACCTGAGCGTGAGATCCCTGCTTTCCATTACGAAGTTATTCGGAAGAACGAAGCCCACTGCCATCTTGGCGCTTATGAACTCCACGACCAACAGCCTTACGACGCTCGTGCCTATGCCTTCCGTGCCGCCTTCCACCTCGAACGTGTAAGCGTAATAGTTGAGCGTCTGGTTCTTCTCGTTCATCGATTGGAGATAGAGATAATCTTCCGTATCGACCCAGCACAGTATCTGAAGCATGCTCGCCTCCAGTCAGTTTTATTTTCCGGATAAAACCCCGATATTATACCCAAGCATGAATATAACACCTATTTCCCGCCGGGTTAAAGGAGGCCTATGAAGCTAAGCTGGCTCGGGACGCCCTTGCCCTCCCTCCTGTAGGAGTAAAAGCTCCCGTCGCACTTGGTGCAGTGCGATAGGGTCTCCATGGCGCCGGCCCCCGACCTTTCGAGTATTATCCCGTTCATCCGCGGGAGGTCGAGCATATACTTCCCGTCCCCCTTTTCGTGGAGGTAACCGCCGTCCGGGCCGAATTTGCCGAGGAAGAGCGAGGCCACGTCCTCCCCGACTTCGTAGCAGCAGAGCTTTATGGACGGGCCTATAACGGCGCGCATCCGCGAGGGCGGGACGCCGTAGCGCTCGTCTATAAGCCGAAGTACCTCGGCCGATATCCCGGCCAGCGTGCCGCGCCACCCCGCGTGGACGGCCGCCGTTACCGTGCCGCTTTCGTCGGCGAAGAGAATCGGCACGCAGTCCGCTGACGCGGCCGCGACGCCGAGCCCTTTCGAAGTGTTTATTAGACCGTCCCCTTCGGGCGCGGGCGGCTCGAATATTTCCTCGTCGTCCGTGAAGACGATCCTGCTGCCGTGGACCTGTTTCAGACGGGCGACCTTCTTAAGGCCGAAGGCCCCGGCGATGCGCTCCGTCCCCCCGGAGTCCCTATGCCCGAATCCGTGGACGACGCCCGGTATGGACGACAGTATACGGGATTTTATCCAGCTCATTTCTATAAATTATTTTCCCCGGCTTCCGAGAGAAAATTAAGCGCCTTTTTCATGTCCCCGGGCATCGGGGACGTGAATTCCATGCGCTCCCCCGTCCGGGGGTGCGTGAACGCGAGCTTCCACGCGTGTAGGGCGTGCCTGCCGATTATCTCCGCGGCGGCGGATATGACGTGCGGCTTCCGTCCCTTGCCGCCGTAGACCTCGTCCGCGAGTAGCGGATGCCCGGCCTCGGCGAAGTGGACACGTATCTGGTGCGTCCTTCCCGTTCTCGGGCGGGCCTCGACGA is drawn from Thermodesulfobacteriota bacterium and contains these coding sequences:
- the pgeF gene encoding peptidoglycan editing factor PgeF: MSWIKSRILSSIPGVVHGFGHRDSGGTERIAGAFGLKKVARLKQVHGSRIVFTDDEEIFEPPAPEGDGLINTSKGLGVAAASADCVPILFADESGTVTAAVHAGWRGTLAGISAEVLRLIDERYGVPPSRMRAVIGPSIKLCCYEVGEDVASLFLGKFGPDGGYLHEKGDGKYMLDLPRMNGIILERSGAGAMETLSHCTKCDGSFYSYRREGKGVPSQLSFIGLL